In the genome of Drosophila yakuba strain Tai18E2 chromosome 3R, Prin_Dyak_Tai18E2_2.1, whole genome shotgun sequence, one region contains:
- the LOC6536719 gene encoding putative peptidyl-tRNA hydrolase PTRHD1, with protein sequence MSNIVQYIVVRSDLRSALSWPLGAVIAQSCHATAAVIHLNSEDADTVAYLKDLDNMHKVVLEAKDETSLVKLSEKLKENEIKHKLWIEQPENIPTCIALKPYVKDTVHKYVKHFKLLKD encoded by the exons ATGAGCAACATTGTCCAGTACATCGTAGTGCGCAGCGACTTGCGTTCCGCCCTCAGTTGGCCCTTGGGGGCGGTGATCGCCCAGAGTTGTCATGCCACAGCCGCCGTTATTCACTTAAATTCCGAGGACGCCGACACTGTGGCCTACTTGAAGGATCTGGATAATATGCACAAGGTGGTGCTGGAG GCCAAAGACGAGACTTCTCTGGTCAAGCTCAGCGAAAAGCTGAAGGAGAACGAGATTAAACACAAGTTGTGGATCGAACAACCCGAAAATATCCCAACCTGCATCGCCCTGAAACCTTATGTTAAGGACACGGTTCATAAATACGTTAAGCACTTTAAGCTTTTGAAGGATTAA
- the LOC6536714 gene encoding lysosome membrane protein 2: MKLFTNKNQRNAKLLRSAALGMTLLFFGSLVIISDPLQSILDTQLSLKPGALLHRLWLLPPLDVYINVYMFNYTNVDEFTSGRASKLQIQEVGPYVYKEVLSNHNVTYNESNNTITYTPKREYVFAPERSVGDPKVDRIRAPNIPLMGVTTLASSLSMFAALGLSAITRQLNSQPMLEMSVHDYMWGYEDRLVELASRFVPSWIDFSSFGIMEKLFREGNETNVFNMNLPEPKDKYGVRMTDAPRGYTVDSINGERGFKGWQYNEETNGTMCNRIWGSHDATLFPLDMDENDEFFLYRRTFCRRLPVKFNRTTTYNGLDAFEFVMEPDSFDSEMDNANSSCYCKNNRCLKKGVGSVSPCYYNIPLAITYPHFMHADPSLLEPFEGLQPNESRFTSTFVVQPQLGAPMQGTHLRLQANQVVGKVNFNRMMAPFENMILPLLWVDLNIDVLCLSLRLLIHGIKWGFPLLQWSAALGMLLAGVYQLCSALLLCFWPTAKQFQKVDQVERGTAVQVIGVGLSLATGLRKPSVPLDPEEQHHLLFGGGSYIPKMAKT, encoded by the exons ATGAAACTATTTACCAACAAAAACCAGCGCAATGCAA AGCTGCTGCGCAGCGCCGCCCTCGGGATGACCCTGCTGTTCTTCGGTTCCCTGGTGATCATCTCGGATCCTCTTCAGAGCATCCTGGACACG CAATTGAGCTTGAAACCCGGCGCCCTGCTCCATCGACTTTGGCTTCTGCCACCGTTGGACGTGTACATCAATGTGTACATGTTCAACTACACCAATGTGGATGAGTTCACGTCGGGCAGGGCATCCAAGTTGCAGATCCAGGAGGTGGGTCCCTACGTCTACAAGGAGGTCTTGAGCAACCACAATGTCACCTACAATGAGTCCAACAATACCATCACCTATACGCCCAAACGGGAGTATGTCTTCGCACCGGAAAGATCCGTGGGTGATCCTAAGGTCGATCGCATCCGGGCGCCCAACATCCCACTGATGGGAGTGACCACTCTGGCCTCCAGTCTATCGATGTTCGCCGCCCTGGGACTGAGTGCTATTACCAGGCAGCTGAACTCGCAGCCGATGCTGGAGATGAGTGTCCACGACTACATGTGGGGCTACGAGGATCGCCTGGTGGAACTGGCCTCTCGGTTCGTGCCCAGTTGGATTGACTTCTCCAGCTTTGGCATTATGGAGAAG CTCTTCCGAGAGGGAAATGAGACCAATGTGTTCAACATGAACTTGCCGGAACCCAAGGACAAATATGGTGTGAGGATGACGGATGCCCCACGTGGTTACACCGTGGATAGCATTAATGGAGAGCGCGGCTTCAAGGGTTGGCAGTACAACGAGGAGACCAA TGGCACCATGTGCAATCGCATCTGGGGCAGTCATGATGCCACGCTCTTTCCGCTGGACATGGATGAGAATGACGAGTTCTTCCTGTACAGGCGAACCTTCTGCCGCAGGCTGCCGGTGAAGTTCAATCGCACCACCACCTATAATGGCCTCGATGCCTTCGAGTTCGTGATGGAGCCGGACTCCTTTGACAGCGAGATGGACAACGCCAACTCCTCGTGCTACTGCAAGAACAACCGCTGCCTCAAGAAGGGTGTTGGCAGCGTGTCGCCCTGTTACTACA ACATTCCCTTGGCCATTACGTATCCGCATTTCATGCATGCCGATCCCAGTCTGCTGGAGCCATTCGAAGGCCTGCAGCCGAATGAGTCGCGCTTCACCTCCACCTTCGTGGTGCAACCG CAATTGGGAGCTCCGATGCAGGGCACCCACCTGCGCTTGCAGGCCAACCAGGTGGTGGGCAAGGTGAACTTCAACCGGATGATGGCGCCCTTCGAGAACATGATCCTGCCGCTGCTGTGGGTGGACCTGAACATTGATGTCCTTTGCCTGAGCCTGCGTCTGCTCATCCATGGCATCAAGTGGGGCTTCCCGCTGCTGCAGTGGAGCGCTGCTTTGGGAATGCTGCTGGCCGGCGTTTACCAGCTGTGCAGCGCCCTGTTGctctgcttttggccaacagccaAGCAGTTCCAGAAGGTGGATCAAGTGGAACGCGGCACGGCGGTTCAGGTGATTGGAGTTGGACTCAGTTTGGCCACCGGACTGCGAAAACCCTCGGTTCCTCTGGACCCTGAGGAGCAGCACCATTTGCTCTTTGGCGGCGGCAGCTACATTCCCAAGATGGCCAAGACGTAA
- the LOC6536718 gene encoding calexcitin-2 has protein sequence MSISDFRKKKLLFLFNVFFDVNQSGEIDVKDFELAIERVCQLRGWQKDTPKNKETYDLMMEIWTGLRSKADKDNDGQVSVDEWCNMWDAYAKDPSSVMDWQNAYMNFMFDLEDASHDGGIDVTEFTLVCSSYGLEKTECEEAFGKMAQGQSEVTREQFAALWKEYFAAEDVNAPGNYIFGKTSF, from the exons ATGTCGATCTCCGATTTCCGCAAAAAGAAGCTGCTTTTTCTGTTCAATGTGTTTTTTG ATGTGAACCAAAGCGGCGAAATCGACGTTAAGGACTTCGAGCTGGCCATCGAG CGCGTTTGCCAACTGCGCGGCTGGCAGAAGGACACGCCGAAGAACAAGGAGACCTACGACCTGATGATGGAAATCTGGACTGGCCTGCGCTCCAAGGCCGACAAGGACAACGATGGACAG GTCAGCGTGGACGAGTGGTGCAACATGTGGGACGCCTATGCCAAGGATCCCAGCAGCGTGATGGACTGGCAGAATGCCTACATGAACTTCATGTTCGACCTGGAGGACGCTTCGCACGATGGCGGCATCGATGTGACCGAGTTCACGCTGGTCTGCTCTAGCTATGGCCTGGAGAAGACCGAGTGCGAGGAAGCCTTTGGGAAGATGGCTCAGGGGCAGAGCGAGGTCACCCGGGAGCAGTTTGCTGCCTTGTGGAAGGAGTACTTCGCCGCGGAGGATGTGAATGCGCCTGGCAACTACATTTTTGGAAAGACCAGTTTCTAA
- the LOC6536715 gene encoding transmembrane protease serine 9, whose translation MMKPSQSQSQSQSQSQSRPQSRSHSQCHWQIPLTNTTTLSWLCLLLLLPSSRQFETDCGCRPARRGPRIISGAATSEGQFPWQASLELLHPSLGFLGHWCGAVLIHQHWILSAAHCVHNDLFNLPIPPLWTVVLGEHDRDVESGNEQRIPVEKIVMHHRYHNFRHDVVLMKLSKPADLTRASNIRRICLPFLLAESPDQAQSEAVPPGSSADEDVLIQQLELEDVPEKIDNFLRSVQSRRRYRNVTAPSMKELMNMKILSRMRQALAQRSPRSHKRSRRRNDKLMKLGPRRESDDSAEQKHLKASDEPKEMAFVDCVATGWGKANISGDLSNQLLKTQVPLHQNGRCRDAYGSFVNIHGGHLCAGKLNGEGGTCVGDSGGPLQCRLSRDGPWILVGVTSFGSGCALEGFPDVYTRTSYYMKWIEDTIATH comes from the exons ATGATGAAGCCATCACAATCACAAtcccagtcgcagtcgcaatCACAGTCGCGGCCACAGTCGCGGTCACACTCGCAATGCCACTGGCAGATTCCGCTGACGAATACCACGACCTTGAGCTGGCTGtgcctcctcctgctgctgccctcTTCCAGGCAGTTCGAAACGG ACTGCGGCTGTCGTCCGGCGCGTAGAGGACCACGGATTATTTCCGGAGCTGCCACGAGTGAGGGCCAGTTCCCCTGGCAGGCCTCCCTGGAGCTGCTGCATCCCTCGCTCGGATTCCTGGGCCACTGGTGCGGGGCGGTGCTGATCCACCAGCACTGGATCCTCTCCGCCGCCCACTGTGTTCACAA CGATCTCTTCAACCTGCCCATTCCACCGCTGTGGACAGTGGTTTTGGGCGAACACGATCGCGATGTGGAGTCGGGCAACGAGCAGCGAATTCCCGTCGAGAAGATCGTGATGCACCACCGCTACCACAACTTCAGGCACGACGTGGTGCTGATGAAGCTTTCAAAGCCCGCGGATCTCACCAGGGCCTCCAATATCCGGCGCATCTGCCTGCCCTTCCTCCTCGCCGAATCGCCGGATCAGGCGCAGTCGGAGGCAGTGCCTCCAGGTTCATCGGCCGATGAGGATGTGCTCATACAGCAGCTGGAGCTAGAGGATGTGCCCGAAAAGATCGACAACTTCCTGCGCAGCGTCCAGAGTCGCCGGCGCTATCGAAACGTCACGGCACCCAGCATGAAGGAGTTGATGAACATGAAAATCCTCAGCAGGATGCGTCAGGCGCTGGCGCAACGCTCCCCGCGCAGCCACAAACGCTCGCGGAGACGCAACGATAAGCTGATGAAGCTGGGTCCTCGCCGGGAGTCCGATGATTCTGCTGAGCAGAAGCACCTGAAAGCCAGCGATGAGCCAAAGGAGATGGCCTTTGTGGACTGCGTGGCCACGGGCTGGGGTAAGGCCAACATCAGTGGTGATCTCTCCAATCAGCTGCTCAAAACCCAGGTGCCGCTGCACCAGAATGGCAG GTGCAGGGATGCCTACGGCAGCTTCGTCAACATCCACGGTGGTCACCTGTGCGCCGGCAAGCTGAACGGAGAGGGCGGCACCTGCGTGGGCGACTCCGGCGGACCGCTGCAGTGCCGCTTGAGCCGCGACGGACCCTGGATTCTGGTGGGGGTCACCTCCTTCGGATCGGGCTGTGCCCTGGAGGGCTTTCCGGACGTCTACACCCGCACCTCGTACTACATGAAGTGGATCGAGGACACGATCGCCACCCACTGA